Genomic segment of Rattus norvegicus strain BN/NHsdMcwi chromosome 7, GRCr8, whole genome shotgun sequence:
TGGGTTGTAACTGGTTTTCCTTTGGTGTTCTGATTTTGTTCTTGAAGGGAAGGAAAACAGTTATGAAAGGCTCCCATCAGCCACCTGTGCTTCTAGGAGTGCTAGACCCTCCTAGGCAGAGAAATGGAGTCCTCTCCCCCTCCATAATATTCCCATCAaaatacacagacataaataaatgtaGCCATCACTTGATCAGTTCTTAGGAGTGAGGTAAGGGACCTTTTTCTCtctaaaacaaaaacccctgttGGGGGTGGCCATCCTAGGTTTCCAAGAATTTAAAAAGCCGGGAGAAGGCAAGGCCAAGTCAGAAGGATCACAAGGCTGGCTGAGTGTGGTGATGCCTGCAATActggcaggaggctgaggcaggagaatgcgGAGTTCAAGGCCCTCCATGGCTAGAGCTGGGTAGAAACCAGCCGAGGCTGCAAAGATCCTGTCTGGGAGATCAAATCTCATAGAAAGGCACTAGGATTGGCTCGAGGGTCTTTTTGATTCCGGAATCTCATTGCTAGCCAAACACCGAGGATctgcaggagagggagagaaggcgGGTTGTTTCCAATCATGGGGTTGAAGGTTCACtcacacgtgtgtgcatgagGGAACATCATTACCTCTGTGAAACTGAAGAAGAGCCCAACACCTCCTAGGATCTTGAGAGCTTTGTCTGAATGTTTTAGGAATGTCTCCCCACACATCTGGCATGGAGAGCTCCTAGTTTTGCACAGCTGGGGACAAAAAGAGAATGCAAAGCCGCTCACTTGCCACATCCCAACAGCAGTCAATGTCCCATAAATGACAACTCCTTCAACTTACTGCACTGCAGGAAGCATCATCATGTAGGTGCACGGTTGTAAGGTTAAACAAACCACAGCAGTCAAAACTTCTCTCCagttcatgcctggtactgttgCTCAAGACCCACCACGAAGCATTGATGACATCTGCCTAGAGCACCCAGGCATAGGAACATTAGTCTCCCTGCATCCTGCTCAGTTCAAGAGCTTCTATTTCCCTGCTCCTGTAAGGGCAATCCCACAGAAACCACTGCGCGGTATCGTGCAGCACGCACAGTCCTTGGTAATGTCAAGTGTCTTTCTCAGGTTCTCTGCATCTTGGGGGAAATAATCACACATGTCAGGGAGCAGACACCTGTGGGAGCAGTGGGTCTGAGCAGGACAGGATGAGGGGGTCAGACTAAGGTTTAAAAGGTGGGGAAAGCAAGCAAG
This window contains:
- the Tspan31 gene encoding tetraspanin-31 isoform X1 — its product is MACGGFACSKNALCALNVVYMLVGLLLIGVAAWGKGLGVVSSIHIIGGVIAVGVFLLLIAVAGLVGAVNHHQVLLFFYMIILGLVFIFQFGISCSCLAINRNTQADVINASWWVLSNSTRHELERSFDCCGLFNLTTVHLHDDASCSALCKTRSSPCQMCGETFLKHSDKALKILGGVGLFFSFTEILGVWLAMRFRNQKDPRANPSAFL
- the Tspan31 gene encoding tetraspanin-31 isoform X2, encoding MLDNAKLVGLLLIGVAAWGKGLGVVSSIHIIGGVIAVGVFLLLIAVAGLVGAVNHHQVLLFFYMIILGLVFIFQFGISCSCLAINRNTQADVINASWWVLSNSTRHELERSFDCCGLFNLTTVHLHDDASCSALCKTRSSPCQMCGETFLKHSDKALKILGGVGLFFSFTEILGVWLAMRFRNQKDPRANPSAFL